In Halorhabdus rudnickae, the following proteins share a genomic window:
- a CDS encoding beta-glucosidase family protein, which yields MTDPDTPTDAAVPTSERIESLIDRLTLEEKIDLIHGGIDPDGLATGYVPSVERLGIPSLSMVDGPMGVRDVTATAFPASIALASAWDTDLAYEQGEALGREVLGAGHDVLLAPGFNIVRVPQCGRTFEYYSEDPHLSSRLAVETVEGVQDAGAIATAKHYVANNQERDRHAVSAEVSERALREIYLPAFEAAVEEADVGSVMAAYNRINGTYATEHEWLLGDVLKEEWGFDGYVVSDWWATTDGVAAANAGLDVDMPGVPLHEWHAAESAVHDLIGALPDSVPKGSLAKLAASPWLPEGTNPNLFEESVFGDDLREAVERGKVPETTIDEKVRRVFGQMERFGILDDEQPDGALDAPEHHDLARRVAERGTVLLRNEEATLPLSEDLDSIAVIGPNADAAKIGGGGSSEVTPAASISPLSGIQERVDGGTTIEFARGVERIEDPHDEGGILDLGVSASDAPGLNDDGEDPEIGNAVAAARRADVAVVVVQDNATESEDRSLWLPDDQDELVARVADAADRTVVVCNTGGPIRMPWAGDVEAIVETWYPGQEDGHITASVLFGDVDPGGRLPVTFGRRIDDYPAATEKQYPGVGLEAEYDEGVFVGYRHFDAENVEPEFPFGHGRSYTDFEYTDVAVESGDGPEATVEVTVENVGDREGRDVVQVYLGPEDSTAPRPPRELAAFEPVALEAGEETTVNLGIEPQSFAYYDEDGGTWTVPAGEYTIFVGQSSRDVLGEATVSVAEPTTVE from the coding sequence ATGACAGATCCAGATACGCCAACGGACGCGGCCGTACCGACGAGCGAGCGAATCGAGTCACTGATCGACCGGCTCACGCTCGAAGAGAAGATCGACCTGATCCACGGCGGGATCGATCCGGACGGACTGGCGACCGGGTACGTCCCGTCAGTCGAGCGTCTCGGGATTCCATCGCTGTCGATGGTCGACGGGCCGATGGGCGTCCGGGACGTGACGGCGACCGCATTTCCGGCCTCGATCGCGCTGGCCTCGGCGTGGGACACCGACCTCGCCTACGAACAGGGTGAAGCGCTCGGACGCGAAGTGCTGGGGGCCGGCCACGACGTATTGCTGGCGCCGGGATTCAACATCGTTCGCGTCCCCCAGTGCGGGCGGACGTTCGAGTACTACAGCGAGGACCCCCATTTATCGAGTCGCCTGGCAGTCGAGACAGTCGAAGGAGTTCAGGACGCGGGCGCGATCGCGACCGCGAAACACTACGTCGCCAACAACCAAGAGCGGGACCGCCACGCGGTCAGCGCGGAGGTGAGCGAACGCGCCCTGCGCGAGATCTACCTGCCAGCCTTCGAGGCGGCCGTCGAGGAGGCCGACGTGGGTTCGGTCATGGCCGCTTACAACCGGATCAACGGAACCTATGCGACCGAGCACGAGTGGCTGTTGGGGGACGTACTCAAAGAGGAGTGGGGCTTCGACGGGTACGTCGTCAGCGACTGGTGGGCAACGACCGACGGGGTCGCGGCCGCCAACGCCGGACTGGATGTGGACATGCCAGGGGTGCCCCTCCACGAGTGGCACGCTGCCGAGAGTGCCGTACACGATCTGATCGGGGCACTTCCCGACAGCGTCCCCAAGGGGTCGCTCGCGAAACTGGCCGCCAGTCCGTGGCTCCCCGAGGGTACCAACCCGAACCTCTTCGAGGAGAGTGTCTTCGGCGATGACCTCCGTGAGGCAGTCGAACGCGGCAAAGTCCCGGAGACGACGATCGACGAGAAGGTCCGTCGTGTCTTCGGACAGATGGAACGATTCGGTATCCTCGACGACGAACAACCCGACGGAGCGCTCGATGCGCCGGAACATCACGATCTCGCACGGCGCGTCGCCGAGCGCGGGACGGTCCTCCTCCGGAATGAGGAGGCGACCCTGCCGCTGTCTGAAGATCTCGACTCGATCGCGGTAATTGGCCCGAACGCCGATGCGGCCAAGATCGGCGGCGGCGGGAGTTCCGAGGTCACCCCCGCAGCGTCGATCAGTCCGCTCTCGGGCATCCAGGAACGCGTCGACGGTGGGACGACAATCGAGTTTGCCCGCGGCGTCGAGCGCATCGAGGATCCCCACGACGAGGGCGGTATTCTGGACCTCGGCGTGTCCGCGTCCGACGCACCGGGCCTGAACGACGACGGCGAAGATCCCGAGATCGGGAACGCCGTGGCTGCGGCCCGACGGGCCGACGTGGCGGTCGTGGTCGTTCAGGACAACGCAACCGAGAGCGAGGATCGCTCGCTGTGGCTCCCCGACGACCAGGACGAACTCGTCGCTCGGGTCGCCGACGCCGCCGACCGGACAGTCGTCGTCTGCAACACCGGGGGGCCGATCCGGATGCCCTGGGCCGGCGACGTCGAAGCGATCGTCGAGACGTGGTATCCCGGCCAGGAGGACGGCCACATCACGGCATCGGTACTGTTCGGCGACGTCGATCCGGGCGGTCGCCTGCCGGTCACGTTCGGCCGGCGGATCGACGACTATCCCGCGGCGACCGAGAAACAGTATCCCGGCGTCGGGCTCGAAGCCGAGTACGACGAGGGCGTCTTCGTCGGGTACCGACACTTCGACGCTGAGAACGTCGAACCGGAGTTCCCCTTCGGTCACGGCCGCAGTTACACCGACTTCGAGTACACTGACGTGGCCGTCGAGTCCGGGGACGGCCCCGAAGCGACCGTGGAAGTGACCGTCGAGAACGTCGGCGATCGCGAGGGTCGAGACGTCGTGCAGGTGTATCTCGGTCCCGAGGACTCGACGGCGCCGCGGCCGCCCAGAGAGTTGGCGGCCTTCGAGCCCGTCGCCCTGGAAGCGGGCGAAGAGACGACCGTCAACTTGGGGATCGAACCGCAATCCTTCGCGTACTACGACGAGGACGGCGGTACCTGGACAGTGCCGGCTGGCGAGTACACGATCTTCGTCGGTCAGTCGTCCCGTGACGTTCTCGGCGAAGCGACTGTCTCGGTTGCCGAACCGACGACCGTCGAGTAG
- a CDS encoding DUF309 domain-containing protein: MDRHTRDPSVSPPQAGSPTGWHSTENEWEHATLRRAVVHGVALYNDGAFHDSHDCFEDEWYNYGSGSTESAFLHGMVQVAAGAYKHYDFENDDGMRSLFETALQYLRDVPHDYYGVDVLDVRTVVTNATDDPSALDDWKIRLDEDHPRADESDYAFAAGLD; this comes from the coding sequence ATGGATCGTCACACCCGTGATCCGTCGGTCTCACCACCGCAAGCGGGATCGCCGACCGGCTGGCACTCGACCGAAAACGAGTGGGAACACGCCACGCTCCGGCGCGCGGTCGTCCATGGCGTTGCGCTGTACAACGACGGCGCGTTCCACGATTCCCACGATTGTTTCGAAGACGAGTGGTACAACTACGGCAGCGGGTCGACCGAGAGTGCCTTTCTCCACGGGATGGTCCAAGTCGCGGCGGGCGCGTACAAACACTACGACTTCGAGAACGACGATGGCATGCGGAGTCTCTTCGAGACGGCGTTGCAGTACCTTCGGGACGTACCCCACGATTACTACGGCGTCGACGTCCTCGACGTTCGGACCGTGGTCACGAACGCGACCGACGATCCCTCGGCACTCGACGACTGGAAGATTCGTCTCGACGAGGATCACCCGCGTGCGGACGAGTCGGATTACGCGTTTGCGGCCGGATTGGACTGA
- the icd gene encoding NADP-dependent isocitrate dehydrogenase has product MADGYNQVSVPAEGQPIEVIDEDADELDIPENPIIPIIHGDGIGKDVGPAAQKVLNAAAEATGREIAWMRVYAGESGRGRYDENLPEDTVTAIDEFRVAIKGPLTTPVGAGFRSLNVALRQTLDFYANVRPTYYLDGVPSPMKAPEEMDMVTFRENTEDVYAGIEWEEGTEEVEEVREFVEDEMGFDETMHDGPIGIGIKPITEFGSKRLVRKAIDYAIEHDREKVTLVHKGNIMKFTEGQFGEWGMEVAEEEYPDEEVFAAPDSLWETQDEVDIPEDAVMVEERLADAMLQWMQLRTDEFDVLAMPNLNGDYLSDAAGAQIGGLGIAPGANFGDARVLAEPVHGSAPKRAGQNMANPTAMILSGRLMFDYMGWDEAADLVRDAVEETISSGKVTYDLERQLEDAEKLGTEEYADEIVSNVEKLA; this is encoded by the coding sequence ATGGCAGACGGATACAATCAGGTCTCTGTACCCGCCGAGGGACAGCCGATCGAGGTCATCGACGAGGACGCAGACGAACTCGACATTCCCGAGAATCCGATTATCCCGATCATCCACGGCGACGGGATCGGCAAGGACGTCGGTCCAGCCGCCCAGAAAGTACTCAACGCCGCCGCCGAGGCGACCGGCCGCGAGATCGCCTGGATGCGGGTCTACGCCGGTGAGTCCGGCCGCGGGCGCTACGACGAGAACCTCCCCGAAGACACCGTCACCGCAATCGACGAGTTCCGCGTCGCGATCAAGGGCCCGCTGACGACGCCCGTCGGCGCCGGCTTCCGGTCGTTGAACGTCGCTCTTCGCCAGACGCTCGATTTCTACGCGAACGTCCGGCCGACGTACTATCTCGACGGCGTTCCCTCGCCGATGAAGGCTCCCGAGGAGATGGACATGGTGACCTTCCGGGAGAACACCGAGGACGTCTATGCCGGCATCGAGTGGGAGGAAGGGACTGAGGAGGTCGAGGAAGTTCGGGAGTTCGTCGAAGACGAGATGGGCTTCGACGAGACGATGCACGACGGCCCGATCGGCATCGGCATCAAGCCCATCACCGAGTTCGGCTCAAAGCGCCTCGTCCGGAAGGCCATCGACTACGCCATCGAGCACGACCGCGAGAAGGTCACGCTCGTCCACAAGGGCAATATCATGAAGTTCACCGAAGGGCAGTTCGGCGAGTGGGGCATGGAGGTCGCCGAGGAGGAGTACCCCGACGAGGAGGTCTTCGCCGCGCCGGACTCCCTATGGGAGACCCAGGACGAAGTGGATATTCCGGAAGACGCCGTCATGGTCGAGGAACGCCTCGCCGACGCAATGTTGCAGTGGATGCAACTCCGTACCGACGAGTTCGATGTCCTCGCGATGCCGAACCTCAACGGCGACTACCTCTCAGACGCCGCTGGAGCACAGATCGGTGGCCTCGGTATCGCCCCCGGCGCGAACTTCGGCGACGCCCGTGTCCTGGCCGAGCCTGTCCACGGTAGCGCACCGAAGCGCGCAGGTCAGAACATGGCTAACCCGACCGCGATGATCCTCTCGGGTCGCCTCATGTTCGATTACATGGGCTGGGACGAGGCGGCTGACCTCGTTCGTGACGCCGTCGAAGAAACCATCTCCAGTGGCAAGGTCACCTACGACCTCGAACGCCAGCTCGAAGACGCCGAGAAGCTCGGCACCGAGGAGTACGCCGACGAAATCGTCTCAAACGTCGAGAAGCTGGCCTAA
- a CDS encoding GNAT family N-acetyltransferase — MTANDYRIEVEGDREDAYDVRFAVFVEEQGVDPDIEIDEHDDEATHFVAYADDEPVGAARLREPEDGVGKIERLAVLQSHRGEELGRRLMEAVETEAARQGLTRLKLHGQVRVAEFYEYLGYEQVSDEFEEAGISHVEMVKSIA; from the coding sequence ATGACCGCCAACGACTACCGGATCGAGGTCGAGGGCGACCGCGAAGACGCCTACGACGTTCGATTTGCCGTCTTTGTCGAGGAGCAGGGCGTCGATCCCGACATTGAGATCGACGAGCATGACGACGAAGCCACGCACTTCGTCGCCTACGCCGACGACGAACCGGTCGGGGCCGCGCGGCTGCGCGAACCCGAAGACGGTGTCGGGAAGATCGAACGGCTGGCAGTCCTGCAATCCCATCGCGGGGAGGAACTCGGACGGCGACTCATGGAGGCCGTCGAGACGGAGGCGGCACGGCAGGGACTTACCCGACTCAAACTACACGGCCAGGTTCGGGTCGCCGAGTTCTACGAATATCTCGGATACGAACAGGTCAGCGACGAGTTCGAGGAAGCCGGCATATCACACGTCGAAATGGTCAAATCTATCGCGTAG
- a CDS encoding DUF5817 domain-containing protein produces MYAVVGCSECSALWVLEGRPETTQCPRCGTRRNFELRRKFAETEEADAAREIRAKMLAERQDLGEAFDGLDSYAEMETRIEEAVIDDETYLESNGVDSDATAAAGRRAGEGTGGSTSRRDTVIEAVERLDSPDEDDIVEYTTERGVPEGYARRALQSLVRSGEVSETGGCYRRL; encoded by the coding sequence ATGTACGCGGTCGTTGGCTGTTCGGAGTGCAGCGCACTGTGGGTCCTCGAGGGGCGTCCGGAGACGACGCAGTGTCCCCGCTGTGGCACGCGACGGAACTTCGAGTTACGACGGAAGTTCGCCGAAACTGAAGAGGCCGACGCGGCCAGGGAGATCCGGGCGAAGATGCTCGCCGAACGCCAGGATCTAGGCGAGGCCTTCGACGGTCTGGACAGTTACGCGGAAATGGAAACCCGCATCGAGGAGGCCGTCATCGACGACGAGACGTATCTGGAATCGAACGGCGTCGACAGCGACGCGACCGCCGCGGCCGGTCGCCGCGCCGGTGAGGGGACCGGCGGATCGACAAGTCGTCGCGACACCGTCATCGAGGCAGTAGAGCGGCTGGATTCGCCGGACGAGGACGATATTGTCGAGTACACTACCGAGCGTGGCGTCCCGGAGGGATACGCCCGACGTGCGTTGCAGTCGCTCGTTCGGTCGGGTGAGGTCTCGGAGACCGGTGGTTGCTATCGACGGCTGTAG
- the hmgA gene encoding hydroxymethylglutaryl-CoA reductase (NADPH) has protein sequence MADVTDLVEKVRSGELRLHELEDHADPDDAAAARREYVGGETDADLETIGAYSIDAADAEPNIENMIGTAQIPMGVAGPLPIDGSAADDDFHVPLATTEGALVASVNRGIAAIRDAGGANAEVLKYGITRAPVFSVADVTEAATVVEWVEDNEDLIEEVAEETDPHITYQEVTPYVVGDNVFLRLSYDTGDAMGMNMVTIASRSVAEIVEEHTPASLVAVSGNLCNDKKPAAINAVEGRGYTVAADVFVPSDVVEDRFGTTAEAIAEVNTRKNLVGSAKAGALGFNAHAANVVGAAFLALGQDEAHVVDGSNVITSVEAREDGLYASVTFSSLPVGTVGGGTGLPTQSEALEVLGLAGGGDPVGTNGNALAEVIASAGLAGELSLLGALAGRHLASAHEEHGR, from the coding sequence ATGGCTGACGTGACTGACCTCGTCGAGAAGGTGCGCAGCGGTGAACTCCGGTTGCACGAACTCGAAGACCACGCGGATCCGGACGACGCGGCCGCCGCACGGCGCGAGTACGTCGGCGGCGAGACGGACGCTGACCTGGAGACGATCGGCGCTTACAGCATCGACGCGGCCGACGCCGAACCGAACATCGAGAACATGATCGGGACGGCCCAGATTCCAATGGGTGTAGCCGGCCCGCTGCCGATCGACGGGTCGGCCGCTGACGACGACTTCCACGTCCCCCTCGCGACGACAGAGGGGGCGCTCGTCGCCAGCGTCAACCGTGGGATCGCGGCGATTCGGGACGCCGGCGGTGCCAACGCGGAGGTCCTGAAGTACGGAATCACGCGCGCACCCGTCTTCTCGGTGGCCGACGTCACAGAGGCCGCTACGGTCGTCGAGTGGGTCGAGGACAACGAGGACCTCATCGAGGAGGTCGCCGAGGAGACCGACCCGCACATCACCTACCAGGAAGTCACGCCGTACGTCGTCGGCGACAACGTATTCCTGCGTTTGAGCTACGATACGGGCGACGCGATGGGAATGAACATGGTGACCATCGCCAGCCGGTCTGTCGCCGAAATCGTCGAGGAACACACCCCCGCCTCGCTGGTCGCGGTCTCGGGCAACCTCTGTAACGACAAGAAACCCGCTGCGATCAACGCCGTCGAGGGACGTGGGTACACCGTTGCGGCGGACGTCTTCGTGCCCAGTGATGTCGTCGAGGACCGCTTCGGGACGACCGCCGAGGCCATCGCCGAGGTCAACACCCGCAAGAACCTCGTCGGCAGCGCGAAAGCGGGCGCGCTGGGATTCAACGCCCACGCCGCCAACGTCGTCGGGGCGGCCTTCCTCGCGCTGGGCCAGGACGAGGCCCACGTCGTCGACGGGTCGAACGTGATCACTAGCGTCGAGGCCCGTGAAGACGGCCTCTACGCCTCCGTCACGTTCTCCTCGTTGCCGGTCGGGACTGTCGGCGGTGGCACCGGCTTGCCCACCCAGTCCGAGGCCCTGGAGGTCCTGGGACTGGCAGGCGGTGGCGATCCGGTCGGTACCAACGGTAACGCGCTCGCCGAGGTTATTGCGAGTGCAGGGCTTGCCGGCGAGTTGTCCCTGCTTGGCGCGCTCGCGGGCCGACACCTCGCCAGCGCACACGAGGAACACGGGCGCTGA
- a CDS encoding DUF7385 family protein: protein MEELDVSEGFDVHEYRHGLKLLRDDRETMHLANREGFACPACGRAFEKLMVSEKRTHTFNSPPGPFCLVRTDEQLLVLTH, encoded by the coding sequence ATGGAAGAGTTGGACGTATCGGAGGGGTTCGACGTCCACGAGTACCGCCACGGACTGAAGCTCCTCCGGGACGATCGCGAGACGATGCACCTGGCCAATCGCGAGGGATTTGCCTGTCCGGCCTGTGGACGCGCCTTCGAGAAACTCATGGTCTCAGAAAAGCGAACCCACACCTTCAATTCGCCGCCCGGCCCGTTCTGTCTCGTCCGGACTGACGAGCAACTGCTGGTTCTGACCCACTGA
- a CDS encoding cytochrome c oxidase subunit 3: MSIVEDSETHDGHHLPATEDWPRGFGEASWWPFITAVGGAGFYVGAALWILGMGEDALVGPTVGPAAIAGSVLLLLIGMYGWLYHAFVADFWRRGTATRSSSALRFGMLLFLGSEIATFSAGFVYYFFIRAGAWPPQELPHLLGSLVIINTAILIASSVTLHFAHVYLRRGNHKRFKQLLGVTLALGIVFIAGQAYEYYTFIVSEGFSITEGAFGSAFYGLTGLHGAHVTLGAILLGIVYARGLAGQYSADRHTSVSTVSMYWHFVDAVWIFLVVTLYVGAAV; encoded by the coding sequence ATGAGCATCGTGGAGGACTCGGAAACACACGACGGTCACCACCTCCCCGCAACGGAGGACTGGCCACGGGGGTTCGGCGAGGCCAGCTGGTGGCCCTTCATCACCGCTGTCGGGGGAGCCGGCTTCTACGTCGGCGCCGCACTGTGGATACTTGGCATGGGCGAGGACGCCCTCGTCGGGCCGACGGTCGGACCGGCCGCGATCGCCGGGAGTGTGTTGCTCCTGTTGATCGGGATGTACGGCTGGCTGTACCACGCCTTCGTCGCCGACTTCTGGCGTCGCGGGACGGCGACGCGATCCTCGAGTGCGCTCCGTTTTGGGATGTTGCTGTTCCTGGGTTCGGAGATCGCCACCTTCAGCGCCGGGTTCGTCTATTACTTCTTCATTAGAGCGGGTGCCTGGCCGCCCCAGGAACTCCCGCATCTGCTCGGAAGCCTCGTGATCATCAACACCGCTATCCTGATCGCCAGCAGCGTGACGCTGCACTTTGCGCACGTCTACCTCCGGCGTGGGAATCACAAACGGTTCAAGCAGCTGCTCGGCGTGACGCTGGCACTGGGGATCGTGTTCATCGCCGGCCAGGCCTACGAGTACTACACGTTCATCGTGAGCGAGGGCTTTTCCATCACCGAGGGCGCGTTCGGTAGTGCGTTCTACGGCTTGACAGGACTGCACGGCGCCCACGTGACCCTGGGTGCGATCCTGCTCGGGATCGTCTACGCCCGCGGGTTGGCCGGCCAGTACAGCGCCGACCGCCACACCTCCGTCAGCACGGTCTCGATGTACTGGCACTTCGTCGACGCCGTCTGGATCTTCCTCGTCGTCACCCTGTACGTCGGTGCCGCGGTCTGA
- a CDS encoding DUF7410 domain-containing protein: MTMPTEHIDDTDFDVPADADPVRCPDCGRPFVREDLLVLHRGYDHPGALDDAETNAFEDAYESESDRLNVFRLKALLALILLYFVLLMTYAVV; encoded by the coding sequence ATGACCATGCCCACCGAACACATCGACGACACGGACTTCGACGTGCCCGCCGACGCAGATCCGGTCCGCTGCCCCGACTGCGGTCGGCCGTTCGTCCGCGAGGACCTGCTGGTACTGCACCGTGGTTACGACCACCCGGGAGCGCTCGACGATGCGGAGACGAATGCGTTCGAGGACGCCTACGAGAGCGAGAGCGATCGGCTCAACGTCTTCCGGCTCAAAGCGTTGCTGGCGCTGATTCTACTTTACTTCGTGCTGTTGATGACCTACGCGGTGGTGTGA
- a CDS encoding NAD(P)-dependent oxidoreductase: protein MQTVGFIGLGAMGAPMAENVSDAGYPLVVYNRTRSRTEPFAERGEIVADSVREVAREADVVVVVVTDDEALEAVLEGDDGVLAGLTDGTIVLQMSTVTPAATEAAAEAVRDAGGQYVDAPVSGTVGPAEKGTLTVLAAGPDDLLGDVEGVLGAIGEPIVDCGAVGDGARMKLFVNLLLGDMIGAFAEALAFGTAQGLSYDDMQTVVEAGAVDSPLFSIKGENIAADDFEPRFPIDLQFKDLRYAVEEANDAGVPLPQTAAARETFSAASSMGHGGEDMAAVVKFFEQVAGLSVGDSES from the coding sequence ATGCAGACAGTCGGATTCATCGGTCTCGGCGCGATGGGCGCGCCGATGGCCGAGAACGTCAGCGACGCCGGGTACCCGCTGGTCGTCTACAACCGGACGCGCTCGCGAACCGAACCGTTCGCCGAACGTGGCGAGATAGTGGCAGACTCCGTCCGAGAAGTCGCTCGGGAAGCGGACGTAGTGGTCGTGGTTGTCACCGACGACGAGGCGCTGGAGGCTGTCCTCGAGGGCGACGATGGCGTCCTCGCAGGCCTCACCGACGGCACGATCGTCCTTCAGATGAGTACCGTCACCCCGGCCGCGACCGAGGCCGCAGCCGAGGCGGTCCGGGACGCCGGCGGGCAGTACGTCGACGCGCCGGTTTCGGGGACAGTCGGGCCTGCCGAGAAAGGCACACTCACGGTGCTCGCAGCCGGCCCCGACGATCTACTCGGAGACGTCGAAGGGGTTCTCGGAGCGATCGGTGAGCCGATCGTCGACTGCGGCGCGGTCGGCGACGGCGCACGGATGAAGCTGTTCGTCAACCTCCTGCTCGGAGACATGATTGGTGCCTTCGCCGAGGCGCTCGCGTTCGGCACCGCCCAGGGCCTTTCCTACGACGACATGCAGACGGTCGTCGAGGCCGGGGCCGTCGACTCGCCGCTGTTCTCGATCAAGGGCGAGAACATCGCCGCGGACGATTTCGAGCCGCGGTTCCCCATCGACCTGCAGTTCAAAGACCTCCGGTACGCCGTCGAGGAAGCCAACGACGCAGGCGTCCCGCTCCCACAGACGGCCGCCGCCCGCGAAACGTTCAGTGCCGCAAGCAGCATGGGCCACGGCGGCGAAGACATGGCTGCGGTCGTGAAGTTCTTCGAGCAGGTGGCGGGGCTGTCCGTCGGCGACAGTGAGTCGTAG
- a CDS encoding DUF5799 family protein, with protein MSSDSWSEQIATERMQTDQEFADRVEASPLSNQQWGLVMTAVEFEIDGPEDPDSARLVADTSRLSSVMDEIKRMDERGGGAAMSAGSGTSSGESGGLFSGLKNALGFEGGNDQLREAAEELAEEYVDQLQSRLEKRGRWANVCELARDT; from the coding sequence ATGAGCAGTGATTCCTGGAGCGAGCAGATCGCTACCGAACGGATGCAGACTGACCAGGAGTTCGCCGATCGCGTCGAGGCTTCGCCGCTGTCCAACCAACAGTGGGGGCTGGTTATGACGGCCGTCGAATTCGAGATCGACGGCCCCGAAGATCCCGACTCGGCCCGTCTCGTCGCCGACACAAGTCGTCTCTCGAGCGTCATGGACGAGATCAAACGCATGGACGAGCGTGGTGGCGGGGCAGCTATGTCGGCCGGCTCCGGGACCAGTAGTGGCGAAAGCGGTGGTCTGTTCAGCGGACTCAAGAACGCACTCGGTTTCGAGGGGGGCAACGATCAACTCCGTGAAGCGGCCGAAGAACTAGCCGAGGAATATGTCGATCAGTTACAGTCACGCTTAGAGAAGCGAGGCCGGTGGGCGAACGTCTGTGAACTGGCCCGAGATACATAG
- a CDS encoding DUF7557 family protein: protein MTSIELDEETVERLDALRIEDVSYDEIVTELINIYEAEELTLFRTGDEV from the coding sequence ATAACATCAATCGAACTCGACGAGGAGACCGTCGAGCGACTCGATGCCCTCCGGATCGAAGACGTATCCTACGACGAGATCGTCACTGAACTGATCAACATCTACGAGGCCGAGGAACTGACGCTGTTTCGGACCGGCGACGAGGTTTAG
- a CDS encoding alpha/beta hydrolase: MTGPHQGQSLERTGTDVESADAAVVLIHGRGATARSILQMAEAFPDDDAVYLAPQAARNTWYPNPFTAPAESNEPGRSSGLAAIDDAVNEATGTGIPRERVALVGFSQGACLASEFVARNPRRYGALAALSGGLIGETIEPTGYDGDLARTPVFLGCSDVDPHIPETRVHETAEVFEQLNGDVTKRLYEGMGHGVNEDEREFVAGMVGALRDEASTN, from the coding sequence ATGACCGGGCCACATCAGGGACAGTCACTTGAGCGAACCGGCACGGATGTCGAATCCGCCGACGCCGCTGTCGTTTTGATCCACGGCCGGGGCGCGACCGCCCGGAGCATTCTACAGATGGCCGAGGCGTTCCCGGACGATGACGCTGTGTATCTCGCACCCCAGGCTGCCCGCAACACCTGGTACCCGAACCCGTTCACCGCGCCGGCCGAGTCGAACGAACCCGGCCGGTCCTCTGGGCTCGCAGCGATCGACGACGCTGTCAATGAGGCGACCGGAACAGGCATTCCGCGCGAACGGGTCGCCCTGGTGGGTTTCTCGCAGGGTGCGTGTCTCGCCAGCGAGTTCGTCGCCCGCAACCCGCGCCGATACGGCGCGCTCGCTGCCCTCAGCGGTGGTCTTATCGGCGAAACGATCGAGCCGACGGGTTACGATGGCGATCTTGCGCGGACGCCGGTCTTCCTGGGCTGTAGCGACGTGGATCCACATATCCCCGAGACGCGCGTTCACGAGACGGCCGAGGTGTTCGAACAACTGAACGGCGACGTGACGAAACGACTCTACGAGGGGATGGGCCACGGCGTCAACGAGGATGAGCGCGAGTTCGTCGCCGGGATGGTCGGGGCTCTCCGTGACGAAGCGTCGACCAATTGA